Proteins encoded in a region of the Bombina bombina isolate aBomBom1 chromosome 12, aBomBom1.pri, whole genome shotgun sequence genome:
- the PIERCE1 gene encoding piercer of microtubule wall 1 protein: MADDSSPAPITAQHTEPLLPKTSDFYRVTEHLPAKFNHPDQWLPGYRSKATNPLYRTSNQTYGSRPPTVHEMPTSFNAISDKFSEKAIKCGMYRNNSLNTFSDKCYVTGPDNLITYYDRLNFHKSYNTKGGSE; the protein is encoded by the exons ATGGCAGACGATTCTAGTCCTGCGCCTATCACTGCACAGCACACAGAGCCACTCCTGCCCAAAACCAGTGATTTCTACCGAGTGACAGAACACTTACCGGCCAAATTTAACCATCCAGACCAGTGGCTCCCTGGGTACAG AAGCAAAGCAACAAATCCACTGTACAGAACCAGCAATCAGACGTACGGCAGCAGGCCGCCCACTGTACACGAGATGCCG acaTCGTTTAATGCAATATCTGACAAGTTTTCAGAAAAGGCTATAAAATGCGGAATGTACCGGAACAACAGCTTGAACACATTTAGTGACAAATGTTATGTCACCGGTCCCGATAATCTCATTACATATTATGACAGACTGAATTTTCACAAAAGCTATAATACAAAGGGTGGTTCTGAATAA